One window of Methanohalophilus levihalophilus genomic DNA carries:
- the ftsY gene encoding signal recognition particle-docking protein FtsY, giving the protein MFGKLKEKLSGFTKSVETQIDEKATPLENPVEPEGEIVEEAVVSQEEPVQENKKNLGFAQKAKALVFEREFILTESDIEDSLWELEMALIESDIALSVSEKIVSDVKNELVGSRRKIGSNTGTIVEDALKKSIYDVMSANVFDFDDFVDSHDKPVHVVFIGINGTGKTTTISKLTKHLTDNGRSVVIAAGDTFRAGAIDQIAIHADNLGVKLIKHQPGGDPAAVVYDAVQYAKAHHTDVILSDTAGRMHTNVNLMSQLEKICRVSAPDLIVFVDEAVAGNDAVERAKQFNEAVPIDGSILTKTDADSKGGAAISIAYITGKPILFLGMGQGYDDLQKFDPKWFVDQLFN; this is encoded by the coding sequence TTGTTTGGGAAACTCAAAGAAAAGCTATCGGGTTTCACGAAATCTGTAGAGACTCAGATAGATGAAAAAGCTACTCCTTTGGAGAATCCGGTTGAACCTGAAGGGGAAATTGTCGAAGAGGCAGTAGTTTCTCAGGAAGAACCTGTTCAGGAAAACAAGAAGAATCTGGGCTTTGCCCAAAAAGCAAAAGCTCTTGTTTTTGAAAGGGAATTTATCCTTACTGAAAGTGATATTGAAGATTCCCTCTGGGAACTTGAAATGGCTTTGATTGAAAGTGATATTGCACTATCAGTTTCTGAAAAAATCGTTTCTGATGTCAAAAATGAGCTTGTGGGCAGTCGTCGGAAAATTGGTTCCAATACAGGCACCATTGTTGAAGATGCGTTGAAGAAGTCTATCTATGATGTAATGTCCGCTAACGTTTTTGACTTCGATGATTTTGTCGATTCTCATGATAAACCGGTGCATGTTGTTTTTATCGGAATCAACGGAACCGGGAAAACAACAACAATTTCCAAACTTACAAAACACCTGACAGACAATGGCAGGTCAGTAGTAATCGCAGCAGGCGATACTTTCCGTGCAGGAGCAATTGATCAGATTGCCATTCATGCAGACAATCTCGGTGTGAAACTTATCAAACACCAGCCTGGCGGAGATCCGGCTGCTGTTGTTTATGATGCTGTGCAATATGCCAAAGCACATCACACCGATGTTATCCTTTCAGATACTGCAGGCCGTATGCACACAAACGTCAATCTTATGTCACAATTGGAGAAAATCTGTCGCGTAAGCGCTCCTGATCTCATCGTATTTGTGGATGAGGCAGTTGCAGGTAACGATGCGGTTGAGCGGGCAAAGCAGTTTAATGAAGCCGTTCCCATCGACGGTTCGATTCTTACCAAAACAGATGCAGATTCAAAAGGTGGTGCTGCAATATCAATAGCCTACATCACCGGGAAACCTATTCTCTTCCTCGGTATGGGTCAGGGCTATGATGACCTGCAGAAATTCGATCCAAAATGGTTTGTGGATCAATTGTTTAATTGA
- the pfdA gene encoding prefoldin subunit alpha — translation MAEIGQQDIQNLAMQHREYQQQAQTIQQQISMVQVSIDECKMAINTLDELPDEPELESLIPIGSGSFLNARVLNNDKVVVDVGAGFRVEKSAEGAKEILNKRCDNFQKILDNMTQSLSRIAEKMQSIESLVAQQQGGVPPQ, via the coding sequence ATGGCAGAAATCGGGCAGCAGGATATTCAGAACCTTGCAATGCAGCACAGGGAATACCAGCAGCAGGCTCAGACTATCCAGCAACAGATAAGCATGGTTCAAGTTTCGATTGACGAATGCAAAATGGCTATTAATACTCTTGATGAGTTGCCCGATGAGCCCGAATTGGAATCTTTAATTCCCATAGGTTCCGGTTCTTTCCTTAATGCCCGTGTCCTGAATAACGATAAAGTTGTCGTAGATGTCGGAGCGGGATTCCGTGTCGAGAAGTCTGCAGAGGGGGCAAAGGAAATCCTTAACAAACGCTGTGATAATTTCCAAAAGATTCTGGATAACATGACTCAATCTCTTTCCAGGATTGCTGAGAAAATGCAGTCAATTGAATCTTTGGTAGCACAGCAGCAGGGTGGAGTTCCTCCACAGTAA
- the rpl18a gene encoding 50S ribosomal protein L18Ae, whose protein sequence is MKNFVVKGTFKAGHDWEKFTKNVESQNEKNAREKVYSIFGSKHGIKRSLINIDVVNEA, encoded by the coding sequence ATGAAAAATTTCGTGGTAAAAGGTACATTCAAAGCTGGCCATGACTGGGAAAAGTTCACTAAGAATGTAGAAAGCCAGAATGAAAAGAACGCACGTGAAAAGGTTTATTCCATTTTTGGAAGTAAACACGGAATCAAGCGCTCCTTGATTAACATTGATGTAGTTAATGAGGCATGA
- a CDS encoding translation initiation factor IF-6: MIRTLNIYDNPVIGVFATCTENAAIVPYGTGENIVKSLNEYLDVDVFSTLISGSVVVGSLSCGNSSGLLVPRQSSLPGLIGSDIPIVEVPGNLTAMGNNILVNDSAALVNPELTDGAIEVISRALNVDVHRGTIAGVKTVGMAAVATNRGLLVHPRINQHELARLEDVFNLPIEVGTVNYGSQVVGSGVLANSKGYVAGSETTGHELGRIEDALMN; this comes from the coding sequence ATGATTAGAACTTTGAACATCTATGATAATCCTGTGATTGGGGTTTTTGCCACTTGCACTGAAAATGCTGCAATTGTGCCTTATGGTACTGGTGAAAACATTGTCAAATCACTTAATGAATATCTTGACGTGGATGTCTTTTCCACTCTTATAAGTGGAAGTGTAGTTGTAGGTTCTTTGTCATGTGGCAATTCTTCCGGATTGCTTGTGCCCCGACAGAGTTCCCTGCCAGGATTAATTGGTAGTGATATACCCATTGTAGAAGTCCCGGGAAATCTTACTGCCATGGGTAACAATATCCTTGTAAATGATTCAGCAGCATTGGTGAACCCCGAACTTACAGATGGAGCAATTGAAGTTATTTCCAGGGCTCTTAATGTAGATGTCCACAGGGGAACAATTGCAGGGGTCAAAACCGTGGGAATGGCAGCAGTGGCCACCAACAGAGGCTTGTTAGTACATCCTCGCATTAACCAGCATGAATTAGCACGACTGGAAGATGTTTTCAATCTTCCCATTGAAGTGGGTACAGTAAACTACGGCTCACAGGTAGTAGGATCAGGTGTTCTTGCTAATTCCAAAGGATATGTTGCAGGATCTGAAACAACAGGTCATGAACTGGGGCGAATTGAAGATGCCCTTATGAATTAA
- a CDS encoding 50S ribosomal protein L31e, with protein sequence MEGDIVKEQVYTIPLRAAKLAPKWRRANRAITLIRKYLIRHMKADPKQIKIDSTINELIWNRGSEKPPSSIRVRAAKFDDGEVQAELA encoded by the coding sequence ATGGAAGGCGATATAGTAAAAGAGCAGGTTTATACAATTCCTCTTCGTGCAGCCAAACTGGCTCCAAAATGGAGGCGTGCAAACCGTGCAATTACACTTATAAGAAAGTATTTGATACGCCACATGAAAGCTGATCCTAAACAGATCAAAATTGATAGCACAATCAATGAACTGATCTGGAACAGGGGTTCAGAAAAGCCACCTTCCTCCATACGTGTAAGGGCGGCAAAATTCGATGATGGCGAAGTACAGGCAGAACTTGCCTGA
- a CDS encoding 50S ribosomal protein L39e: MSHNTKGQKKRLAKAHVQNQRVPTWAIIKTNRKVVTHPKRRHWRRGSLKVK; encoded by the coding sequence GTGAGCCATAATACAAAAGGACAGAAGAAAAGGTTGGCAAAAGCCCATGTTCAGAACCAGAGGGTTCCTACTTGGGCAATTATAAAGACTAACAGAAAGGTTGTCACCCATCCAAAGAGAAGGCATTGGAGAAGGGGCAGTCTTAAGGTAAAGTGA
- a CDS encoding DUF7411 family protein: MKARVLFSGGKDSSLSALFLEPFFDVELVTCTFSLAPVAEIAAEVAAKLGLKHTAIEMDMAVLDEALQMILGDGYPRNAINHVHLKALEKVASLSPGYVIADGIRRDDIAPRLDQSNLRSIEDRFGVSCVSPLVGYGRAAVNDLVNQHLVIKEDLSDRLDKADYETELRQLIKDRCGDEKIGEIFPEHIQSRVISRK, encoded by the coding sequence ATGAAGGCGCGAGTACTGTTTAGTGGAGGGAAGGATAGTTCCCTTTCCGCGCTCTTTCTGGAGCCATTCTTTGATGTGGAATTGGTAACCTGTACGTTTTCATTGGCACCAGTTGCCGAAATTGCTGCAGAAGTTGCTGCTAAGCTGGGATTAAAACATACAGCTATTGAAATGGATATGGCTGTTCTGGACGAAGCTCTTCAGATGATTCTGGGGGACGGATATCCAAGGAATGCCATTAACCACGTTCATTTGAAAGCCCTTGAAAAGGTTGCTTCTCTTTCTCCGGGATACGTAATCGCAGATGGTATCCGGAGGGATGACATAGCACCACGGCTTGATCAATCAAATCTCCGAAGTATAGAAGATCGTTTTGGAGTTTCCTGCGTATCTCCTCTTGTTGGGTACGGAAGGGCTGCGGTCAATGATCTTGTGAACCAGCATCTGGTTATTAAGGAAGATTTAAGCGACAGGTTGGACAAGGCAGATTATGAAACTGAACTCAGACAGCTGATCAAGGATCGATGCGGTGATGAAAAAATCGGGGAAATTTTCCCGGAGCACATACAATCAAGAGTAATTTCCCGCAAGTAA
- a CDS encoding DNA-binding protein codes for MEDDLEAIRRKRMEDLQRQQAAMGESDVQAAYQKEQEMAEREAMIQSVLRQIMTPEARERLTRLKMSRKEMADQIEAQLVSLAQSGRLQSKIDDEKLKALLMQMQPKKRETKITRM; via the coding sequence ATGGAAGACGATCTCGAAGCAATACGCAGGAAACGGATGGAAGATCTCCAGCGCCAACAGGCGGCAATGGGTGAGAGTGATGTCCAGGCTGCATACCAAAAAGAGCAAGAGATGGCTGAAAGGGAAGCCATGATTCAATCTGTCCTCAGGCAGATCATGACTCCTGAAGCCCGGGAAAGGCTGACACGCTTAAAAATGTCACGCAAAGAAATGGCTGACCAGATCGAAGCACAGCTTGTTTCACTTGCTCAGAGCGGTCGTTTACAAAGCAAAATTGATGATGAAAAATTGAAAGCCCTGCTTATGCAGATGCAGCCAAAAAAGCGTGAAACCAAGATCACAAGGATGTGA
- a CDS encoding 30S ribosomal protein S19e → MTTAYDVPATDIISKLAEKLKENDNIQPPEWAAFAKTGVHKELPPMDSDWWYTRCAAVLRRIYIDGPIGIQRLRSVYGGKKNRGANPSKKAKGSGSVARVVSQQLESAGFVSQLKGGRIVTPAGQSLLDNTATEVKAELVSAVPGLEKY, encoded by the coding sequence ATGACTACAGCGTATGATGTGCCTGCTACTGATATTATTTCCAAGCTGGCAGAGAAGCTAAAAGAAAATGATAACATTCAGCCCCCTGAATGGGCTGCATTTGCAAAGACCGGAGTACACAAGGAACTGCCTCCAATGGACAGTGACTGGTGGTACACCAGATGTGCCGCAGTTCTCAGAAGGATCTATATAGATGGTCCTATCGGAATCCAGAGGCTCAGATCCGTTTATGGTGGAAAGAAGAACAGGGGCGCAAATCCTTCAAAGAAGGCCAAAGGCAGCGGTTCTGTTGCACGTGTGGTTTCCCAGCAGTTGGAATCAGCAGGTTTTGTATCCCAGCTTAAAGGCGGTAGGATTGTAACACCTGCAGGTCAGTCTTTACTCGATAATACAGCAACTGAAGTCAAAGCTGAATTGGTTTCTGCTGTTCCAGGTCTTGAAAAATACTGA
- a CDS encoding adenylosuccinate synthase, with translation MFTIITGSQFGDEGKGKIVDLLAKDYDIVARFQGGDNAGHTVKAGGKVYKLHLIPSGFLLDSRVLIGPGTVLNPAVLAEEMEMLEEAGVPVTSEKLGVDAKTSVIMPYHIEMDGLREAARSEKIGTTKRGIGYAYIDKVARDEIRMADLVDEERLRSRLAEISAQKEATIVQMGGDASIVLDDEKISRYAALGQMLAPYVTDVSLEINRALDEGKNVLAEGAQGSHLDVIHGTQKYVTSSSTIAGSACAGLGVGPTRVDEVLGIVKAYITRVGAGPLPTELEDEAGKHLHDVGHEFGTTTGRSRRCGWFDLPLVKKAAYLNGYTSLALTKLDVLTGLNPIKICVGYMSEGQKLDYPPESTTVLSECVPVYEDFPGWEEDLTDVDSYEKLPENARLYVEKMEELIGVPIKYVSVGPAREQTFEK, from the coding sequence ATGTTCACTATCATCACTGGTTCTCAGTTCGGAGATGAAGGAAAAGGGAAGATTGTCGACCTGCTGGCAAAAGACTACGACATTGTCGCCCGTTTTCAGGGCGGTGACAATGCCGGCCATACAGTGAAAGCAGGTGGAAAAGTTTACAAACTCCATCTAATTCCTTCAGGCTTCCTTTTAGATTCCCGTGTTCTTATTGGGCCCGGGACAGTCTTAAACCCGGCTGTTCTGGCGGAAGAAATGGAGATGCTTGAGGAAGCTGGTGTTCCGGTGACATCCGAAAAACTGGGTGTGGATGCAAAAACCAGTGTTATTATGCCTTATCACATTGAGATGGATGGTCTGAGAGAGGCTGCACGCTCTGAAAAAATAGGAACTACCAAAAGGGGCATTGGATATGCCTATATCGACAAGGTTGCCCGGGATGAAATTCGAATGGCGGATCTTGTGGATGAAGAGCGCCTGCGCAGTCGCCTTGCTGAAATCTCAGCTCAAAAAGAAGCTACGATTGTCCAAATGGGTGGGGATGCATCTATCGTTCTCGATGATGAAAAAATATCCCGTTATGCCGCACTCGGTCAAATGCTTGCTCCTTATGTAACAGACGTGTCACTTGAAATTAACCGTGCTCTTGATGAGGGAAAGAATGTCCTTGCAGAAGGTGCTCAGGGCAGTCATCTTGATGTAATTCACGGAACGCAAAAATACGTGACATCATCTTCCACCATTGCCGGTTCAGCATGTGCAGGTCTTGGTGTGGGTCCTACAAGGGTGGATGAAGTACTCGGCATTGTCAAAGCATATATTACTCGTGTGGGTGCCGGCCCGCTACCAACTGAGCTTGAAGATGAAGCAGGTAAGCATTTGCATGATGTAGGTCATGAATTCGGTACAACTACAGGAAGATCCAGACGCTGTGGTTGGTTTGATCTTCCCCTCGTTAAAAAAGCCGCTTATCTCAATGGATACACTTCACTTGCCCTTACAAAACTGGATGTTCTGACAGGACTGAACCCAATTAAGATTTGTGTGGGATACATGTCTGAAGGACAGAAACTTGACTATCCGCCGGAGAGTACAACAGTTCTTTCTGAATGCGTTCCTGTCTATGAGGATTTCCCGGGGTGGGAAGAGGATCTTACAGATGTGGATTCTTATGAGAAGCTCCCTGAGAATGCCCGTTTGTATGTTGAAAAAATGGAAGAACTCATCGGAGTTCCTATAAAATATGTCTCGGTTGGTCCGGCAAGGGAACAGACATTTGAAAAGTAA
- a CDS encoding acyltransferase: MDKEYIHPSAKIYGNSTIGKESVIMENCIIGYPEHNILKEIIAKGIIAEEYDFAGSNIGNNAMIRAGTTIFSNVVTGNRFMTGHNAMIRENTEFGEHVLVGTNTIIDGNCKIGSNVSIQGNVYIPTHVTIENNVFIGPCSCLTNDRYPVRGEYVPMGPTIREGASIGGNATIVPGVEIGEGAMVAAGALVTKDVPDWKMAIGCPAKTKDLPEKMKIANQI, encoded by the coding sequence ATGGACAAGGAATACATCCATCCTTCCGCAAAAATATACGGGAATTCTACCATCGGAAAGGAATCTGTAATAATGGAGAATTGTATTATCGGATATCCTGAACATAATATACTCAAGGAAATAATTGCAAAAGGTATCATTGCGGAAGAATATGATTTTGCAGGCTCAAACATAGGAAACAATGCTATGATAAGAGCCGGTACAACTATCTTTAGCAATGTAGTTACCGGGAACCGTTTCATGACAGGTCATAATGCCATGATAAGGGAGAATACAGAATTCGGCGAACATGTGTTGGTGGGAACAAATACAATCATTGACGGCAATTGTAAAATCGGAAGCAATGTGAGCATTCAGGGAAATGTGTACATTCCCACCCATGTTACGATTGAAAACAATGTTTTCATTGGACCTTGCTCCTGCCTCACAAATGATAGGTATCCGGTGCGTGGAGAATATGTTCCAATGGGCCCAACCATTCGAGAAGGAGCAAGTATAGGAGGAAACGCAACTATTGTGCCAGGGGTTGAAATCGGTGAAGGTGCAATGGTAGCCGCCGGAGCTCTCGTAACAAAAGATGTACCCGACTGGAAAATGGCCATTGGGTGCCCTGCAAAAACAAAGGATCTTCCTGAGAAGATGAAAATTGCAAACCAGATCTAA